From Candidatus Bathyarchaeota archaeon, one genomic window encodes:
- the mobB gene encoding molybdopterin-guanine dinucleotide biosynthesis protein B, whose protein sequence is MNLSTQVIAAIGTSGSGKTTTLEYLITNLTNEGYKIGAIKHIHLQNFTLDREGTNTWRYAKAGAKIVVGLSPHEIATIKKIETASTQIDQIIKSLEPENLDIIFIEGLHDTMSKRSDIPKIITAKDPSDLDEALKKAVKPILAIAGLVALNINKKDEDGVPYIKIPSDGPRLLKIVKEQL, encoded by the coding sequence GTGAACCTTTCGACCCAAGTAATCGCCGCCATAGGAACCAGCGGATCAGGAAAAACCACCACACTCGAATACCTAATCACCAACCTAACCAACGAAGGATACAAAATCGGCGCAATCAAACATATACATCTCCAAAACTTCACCCTCGACCGTGAAGGCACCAACACTTGGAGATACGCCAAAGCAGGCGCAAAAATAGTCGTCGGCCTCTCGCCACATGAAATAGCCACCATCAAAAAAATCGAAACCGCCTCCACCCAGATAGACCAAATAATCAAATCCTTAGAGCCCGAAAACTTGGACATCATATTCATCGAAGGCTTACACGACACCATGTCAAAACGCAGCGACATCCCCAAAATCATCACAGCAAAAGACCCAAGCGACTTAGATGAAGCTTTAAAGAAAGCCGTTAAACCCATCTTGGCGATTGCAGGTTTAGTCGCTCTAAACATAAACAAAAAAGACGAAGATGGCGTCCCCTACATCAAAATCCCCTCGGATGGACCCAGACTTCTAAAAATAGTAAAAGAGCAACTCTAG
- a CDS encoding molybdopterin dinucleotide-binding protein, with the protein MAEQKLKVTLLTGRTIEQGVGKERGKSSEDYFDACSMCYMDAGDMQKLGIKNGTNIKVTTKSGSVVLRAVKYRRASTPGLIYIPYGPWANAVCSDETTSIGMPTFKGTPAEVEPAPDEPVLKLEELLKAEFGR; encoded by the coding sequence ATGGCGGAGCAAAAGTTAAAGGTAACTTTGCTTACGGGACGCACAATCGAGCAGGGCGTTGGCAAAGAAAGGGGAAAAAGCTCAGAAGACTATTTTGATGCGTGTTCAATGTGTTATATGGACGCAGGTGACATGCAGAAACTTGGCATAAAAAACGGAACAAACATAAAGGTCACCACCAAGAGCGGGTCAGTGGTTCTTAGAGCCGTCAAATATCGACGGGCATCGACTCCTGGCTTAATCTACATTCCTTATGGTCCTTGGGCTAACGCAGTCTGCAGTGACGAAACCACCAGCATCGGCATGCCCACTTTTAAAGGAACCCCAGCTGAAGTAGAACCAGCACCAGACGAACCTGTGCTGAAACTTGAAGAGTTACTCAAAGCAGAATTCGGGAGATAA
- a CDS encoding formylmethanofuran dehydrogenase subunit B, whose amino-acid sequence MSVIKSVTCPICGCLCDDIELTVENNEVTKVKNGCAVCESKFIGYRSEHRIKTPLIRKDGKLVPVSMKEAIHKAAEILANANYPVLYGWSSTSCEAQRLGVELAEEVGGVMDNTAVVCHGPSILGEQEAGIPTGTLGQIRHRADLIIYWGCDPWSAHPRHLERYTSFAEGRFEKSEWQSYLKKLKAQAGQKKVESTTRRLSAGVQIPRPQACSLGGMPPSLSKRGRKLIVIDVRKTMSAEMADFFIQVEPNKDYELVQALRALVQDQELDVDKVAGIPIETLRELADALVNCELGVIFFGMGLTQSTGKFRNIEVAISLVRDLNMRTKFLILPMRGHFNVTGANTVTAWQSGYPYGVDFSMGYPRYNPGETTCMEILLREENDATLVIAADPAANFPKKAVQNMVKHPLIVIDPHMNATAILGDVVIPSAFVGIEVEGSAYRMDHVPLPLKKVVEPPEGIISDLEILTKILEEVKAIKAQKTETNQPPAEAKPKAKTETKKKPKSVKKTKKKKEAA is encoded by the coding sequence ATGTCAGTAATTAAATCAGTTACTTGTCCAATATGCGGCTGTTTATGCGACGACATAGAATTAACCGTTGAAAACAACGAGGTTACAAAAGTCAAAAACGGCTGCGCAGTTTGTGAATCAAAATTCATAGGTTACAGAAGCGAACACAGAATCAAAACCCCGTTGATCCGAAAAGACGGAAAACTTGTGCCTGTCTCCATGAAAGAGGCGATCCATAAAGCAGCTGAAATCTTAGCCAACGCAAACTACCCTGTACTTTACGGCTGGAGTTCAACCAGCTGCGAAGCCCAACGTCTCGGTGTCGAATTAGCTGAAGAAGTCGGCGGAGTTATGGATAACACAGCCGTTGTCTGCCATGGTCCATCCATCTTAGGCGAGCAAGAAGCAGGCATCCCAACAGGCACATTGGGACAAATTAGGCACCGGGCTGACCTCATCATTTACTGGGGATGTGATCCTTGGAGTGCACACCCAAGGCACCTTGAAAGATACACATCTTTTGCTGAGGGTCGCTTCGAAAAAAGCGAATGGCAATCATACCTTAAAAAACTAAAAGCCCAAGCAGGCCAAAAGAAAGTCGAAAGCACAACAAGGCGCCTATCTGCAGGTGTTCAAATTCCAAGGCCCCAAGCTTGCAGTTTAGGTGGTATGCCCCCGTCCTTGTCGAAGCGTGGACGCAAACTCATCGTGATTGATGTACGCAAAACGATGTCTGCCGAGATGGCGGATTTCTTCATCCAAGTTGAACCCAACAAAGATTACGAACTAGTGCAAGCGTTACGGGCTCTGGTTCAAGACCAAGAGCTTGATGTAGACAAAGTTGCAGGTATCCCGATAGAGACCCTGCGAGAATTAGCCGACGCGCTAGTGAACTGCGAGTTAGGAGTAATCTTCTTCGGCATGGGATTAACCCAATCTACAGGCAAATTCAGAAACATCGAAGTCGCAATATCGCTGGTCAGAGACTTAAACATGAGAACCAAATTCTTGATTCTGCCCATGCGAGGACACTTCAACGTAACCGGCGCCAACACAGTAACAGCCTGGCAAAGCGGCTATCCTTATGGCGTTGATTTCTCGATGGGTTACCCCAGATACAACCCAGGAGAAACAACCTGCATGGAAATTCTACTCCGTGAAGAAAACGACGCGACACTCGTCATCGCTGCAGACCCAGCCGCAAACTTCCCCAAAAAAGCAGTACAAAACATGGTCAAACATCCCTTGATAGTCATAGACCCCCACATGAACGCAACCGCAATATTGGGCGATGTCGTTATTCCTTCAGCCTTTGTAGGTATAGAAGTTGAAGGCTCCGCTTACAGAATGGACCACGTACCCCTACCGCTTAAGAAGGTTGTTGAGCCACCTGAAGGAATAATCTCAGACCTTGAAATCCTAACAAAGATACTAGAAGAAGTAAAAGCCATAAAGGCACAAAAAACCGAAACAAACCAACCCCCTGCTGAAGCTAAACCTAAAGCAAAAACCGAGACCAAGAAAAAACCCAAATCGGTTAAAAAAACAAAAAAGAAGAAGGAGGCAGCATAA
- the fdhD gene encoding formate dehydrogenase accessory sulfurtransferase FdhD, producing MVREVDIIRVEVSTGKTEKKVDFIAEETPLHLFVNNKFWATILSSPSDQKELAVGHLLSEGILKSIQEIREIELKPNENTCNVTIKPDIDLDLRVKLSRLHNRVIPSVCGSPAPYQYVGKIPRVDSDLRVSAQVIFEGVNALNFKAAGFRLTGGLHVAAVYRVDGTLVALAEDVGRHNAADKAIGMAALKETPLGECFLASSGRLSGDMTYKAAKVGIPIIASIAAALSSGLDAAEKTNVTLVGFVRGKRLNIYSAPQRIII from the coding sequence ATGGTTCGCGAAGTCGACATAATCAGAGTTGAAGTTTCAACAGGCAAAACAGAAAAAAAAGTGGACTTTATAGCCGAAGAAACTCCCCTGCACCTGTTTGTTAACAACAAGTTTTGGGCAACCATCCTCTCCTCTCCCAGTGACCAAAAAGAACTCGCAGTCGGACACCTACTTTCAGAAGGCATCCTAAAATCAATCCAAGAAATCCGAGAAATCGAACTAAAACCCAACGAGAACACCTGCAACGTCACAATAAAACCAGACATCGACTTGGATTTACGCGTGAAACTATCCAGACTACACAACCGCGTGATTCCATCTGTCTGCGGAAGCCCTGCACCATACCAGTACGTCGGAAAAATCCCTCGCGTTGATTCGGATTTGAGGGTTTCGGCGCAGGTAATTTTTGAGGGCGTTAATGCCTTAAATTTTAAGGCTGCAGGATTTCGGCTGACTGGGGGTTTGCATGTTGCCGCCGTCTACCGGGTGGATGGCACTTTGGTGGCGTTGGCTGAGGACGTGGGGAGACATAACGCGGCTGACAAAGCCATAGGGATGGCTGCCTTAAAAGAGACGCCGCTGGGCGAGTGCTTTTTGGCTTCAAGCGGGCGCCTCTCAGGCGACATGACTTACAAAGCAGCAAAAGTGGGAATACCAATCATTGCCTCGATTGCGGCTGCGCTTTCCTCGGGTTTGGATGCTGCTGAGAAAACAAACGTGACGTTGGTTGGGTTTGTGAGGGGAAAACGCTTAAACATCTATTCGGCGCCGCAGCGGATAATCATCTAG
- a CDS encoding metallophosphoesterase, translating into MKTTPKQILSVAILILALLAPASTTSKSTFSVIWITDTQYLSESHPQSYTELCRWIVQNKETYNIKMVIHTGDIVNDEGNKTQWLNANQSMSMLLDNDVPYCWNAGNHDYNTSYWIGNQYAAFNPALMQTKPYWVSDKFDGMNTAVRFKVSDWECLIINVAFNANETVVSWVNNLLDSNPDAHAIVAMHMYLNKERKYDEWATNFKKEVLDTHSNVFLTLSAHYYPTEGKVVKAGDRFELLFNQQDAFERMGAASARILTFDVSGGIVDVQTYLVPSSQFLTDSNNVFTLTTNFRNDVAENVWVIAVVLVVVLCLGLVVGFVVKLRFFPKKADMIK; encoded by the coding sequence TTGAAAACAACCCCCAAACAAATTCTATCTGTAGCCATACTAATCCTTGCGCTACTTGCTCCCGCATCCACCACCTCAAAAAGCACCTTTTCAGTGATATGGATAACCGACACCCAATACCTTTCCGAGAGCCACCCCCAAAGCTACACCGAACTCTGTCGCTGGATTGTACAAAACAAAGAAACCTACAACATAAAAATGGTCATCCACACAGGCGACATAGTAAACGATGAAGGCAACAAAACTCAATGGCTAAACGCCAACCAATCAATGAGTATGCTGCTTGACAACGATGTGCCGTACTGCTGGAACGCAGGCAACCACGACTACAACACCTCATACTGGATAGGCAACCAATATGCCGCGTTTAATCCAGCTTTGATGCAAACAAAACCCTACTGGGTAAGCGACAAATTTGACGGGATGAACACGGCTGTCCGCTTCAAAGTGAGCGATTGGGAATGCCTCATCATAAACGTCGCATTCAACGCTAACGAAACAGTGGTATCGTGGGTAAACAACCTTTTAGACTCAAATCCAGACGCACACGCAATCGTTGCGATGCACATGTACCTCAACAAAGAGCGCAAATACGATGAGTGGGCGACCAACTTCAAGAAGGAAGTACTCGATACTCATTCTAACGTGTTTTTGACGCTTAGTGCGCATTATTATCCGACGGAAGGCAAGGTGGTTAAAGCGGGGGATAGGTTTGAGTTGTTGTTCAATCAGCAGGATGCATTTGAGCGGATGGGCGCGGCTAGCGCCAGAATCTTGACGTTCGATGTATCAGGTGGTATTGTTGATGTGCAGACTTATCTTGTTCCTTCTTCGCAATTCTTAACTGATTCCAACAACGTTTTTACTTTGACAACGAATTTCCGCAACGATGTCGCGGAGAATGTTTGGGTTATTGCAGTAGTTTTGGTTGTGGTTTTGTGTTTGGGTTTGGTGGTGGGTTTTGTTGTTAAATTGCGTTTTTTTCCTAAAAAAGCCGATATGATTAAATAG